A stretch of the Taeniopygia guttata chromosome 3, bTaeGut7.mat, whole genome shotgun sequence genome encodes the following:
- the KLHL32 gene encoding kelch-like protein 32 isoform X11 produces MVYDPKQNKWLSRSPMLQRRVYHSMAAVQRKLYVLGGNDLDYNNDRILVRHIDSYSIDADQWTRCSFNMLTGQNESGVAVHNGRIYLVGGYSIWTNEPLACIQVLDVSKEGKEEVFYGPTLPFASNGIAACFLPAPYFTCPNLQTLQVPHHRIGTM; encoded by the exons ATGGTCTATGATCCTAAGCAG AATAAGTGGTTAAGCCGTAGCCCGATGCTGCAGAGGAGAGTGTATCACTCCATGGCCGCTGTCCAAAGGAAGCTGTACGTGTTAGGTGGGAACGACCTCGACTACAACAACGATCGCATCCTGGTCCGTCACATCGACTCCTACAGCATAGACGCTGACCAGTGGACCCGCTGCAGCTTCAACATGCTGACAG GTCAAAATGAGTCTGGAGTTGCTGTCCACAATGGTAGAATATATTTAGTTGGTGGCTATTCGATTTGGACAAATGAGCCTTTGGCATGTATCCAG GTGCTGGATGTTAgcaaggaggggaaggaagaggtATTCTATGGGCCTACGCTCCCCTTTGCTTCCAATGGAATAGCAGCCTGCTTTCTTCCAGCTCCTTATTTCACGTGTCCCAACCTTCAGACTCTGCAAGTGCCTCACCACAGGATCGGCACAATGTGA